The Psychrobacter sp. LV10R520-6 genome includes a region encoding these proteins:
- a CDS encoding ATP-dependent nuclease has protein sequence MYISKIKIENFRNFKSNEIEFNDGINVIIGHNNAGKSNLIRALGLVLNQNSKKRLTVNDFNMNASLDELRQHSPKVSITVIISKGKTSNNDDLVTVSEWLTSLTEDYEAKLTYEFFLPEKYEQKYLEEINQLVQSNEQLSPKDLIGKAFKTIDNEFLRLYTHKIWGGEVTNQNQADSELLQRFDFQFLDAIRDVERDLVSGRNVMLKEVLHFFLDYEIKSSTDKTLDKNKEIKSKSKQFSEDSSTLIGVLDKRIESGKKAILSYASQTGASLKATPNFEGETSDIEMLSFLRLIVEEAGFKIPVSHNGLGYNNLIYISILLAKMQANADEEYFGGNSKIFPMLVIEEPEAHLHPSMQDKFLKFLKTNISNDTVRQIFITSHSTHVTSATELEEIICLHHDIDESTRVGYLGKIFDDSSEDKKSKKYIQRFLDATKSNMLFAEKIILVEGIAEQLLISILAKYLNLSLEDNHIIVVNIGGRYFDHFLKMFDVHLNSSAVLKKVVCLTDRDPERKIGNGKFHKCYPFEYGIPSDNVEYKNHSQEPIDKYIAYEHIKFFSQEDGKGKTFEYDLALYNPKCKLLLTESMSNKSEIEEMMGLDDTYTIDDYLDKLSGNRELSTENQRIKEAIEALGDTWSEEDKIKAVIASRYLNSIGKGENALELAYALEENLTDNIENFVVPEYIKEALEWICDE, from the coding sequence ATGTACATATCAAAAATAAAGATAGAAAATTTTAGGAATTTTAAAAGTAATGAAATTGAGTTCAATGATGGTATTAATGTCATTATAGGTCATAACAATGCTGGTAAATCTAACCTCATCAGGGCGTTAGGATTAGTCTTAAACCAAAATTCTAAAAAGCGTTTAACAGTTAACGATTTTAATATGAATGCTTCTCTAGATGAGCTAAGACAGCACTCTCCAAAAGTGTCTATTACAGTAATAATTTCTAAGGGTAAAACCTCTAACAACGATGACCTAGTTACGGTCAGCGAATGGTTAACTTCACTTACTGAAGATTATGAGGCTAAGCTTACCTATGAATTCTTTTTACCTGAGAAATATGAGCAAAAGTATTTAGAAGAAATTAATCAGTTAGTCCAATCAAATGAACAATTAAGTCCGAAAGATTTGATAGGTAAAGCTTTCAAAACTATTGATAATGAATTTCTACGGCTTTATACCCATAAAATATGGGGAGGTGAAGTCACTAACCAAAACCAAGCAGATAGTGAATTACTACAGAGATTTGACTTCCAGTTTCTTGATGCTATTAGAGACGTCGAAAGGGATCTTGTTTCTGGTCGTAATGTAATGCTAAAAGAAGTTCTGCATTTCTTTCTAGATTACGAGATTAAAAGTTCAACCGATAAAACCTTAGATAAAAATAAAGAGATAAAAAGCAAGTCGAAACAATTTTCTGAGGACTCTTCAACATTGATTGGAGTCTTAGATAAAAGAATAGAAAGTGGTAAAAAAGCAATATTATCTTATGCTAGTCAAACGGGTGCTTCTTTAAAAGCCACACCTAATTTTGAGGGTGAAACATCAGATATAGAAATGTTGAGCTTTTTAAGACTTATTGTAGAGGAAGCAGGATTTAAAATTCCTGTTTCTCATAATGGATTGGGTTATAACAATCTTATTTATATTTCAATACTTCTTGCAAAAATGCAAGCTAATGCAGATGAGGAATATTTTGGAGGAAACTCCAAAATTTTTCCAATGCTTGTTATAGAAGAGCCAGAAGCTCATTTGCACCCTTCTATGCAAGATAAATTTCTAAAGTTTCTGAAAACTAATATTAGCAATGATACTGTTAGACAAATATTTATTACTTCACACTCAACTCATGTAACATCAGCAACAGAGTTAGAAGAGATAATATGCTTACATCATGATATTGATGAAAGCACTAGAGTTGGATATTTAGGCAAAATCTTCGATGATTCCTCTGAAGACAAAAAATCTAAGAAATACATACAACGTTTTCTAGATGCCACCAAGTCCAATATGCTATTTGCTGAAAAAATTATATTAGTAGAAGGAATAGCAGAGCAACTGCTTATTAGTATTTTGGCAAAGTATTTAAATTTGTCTCTAGAAGATAATCATATTATTGTGGTTAATATAGGTGGTAGATATTTTGATCATTTTTTAAAAATGTTTGATGTTCATTTAAATAGCTCAGCAGTATTAAAAAAAGTGGTGTGTCTCACCGATAGAGATCCAGAAAGAAAAATTGGTAATGGGAAATTTCATAAATGTTATCCATTTGAATATGGAATACCTAGTGATAATGTTGAATATAAAAATCATTCGCAAGAGCCAATAGATAAATATATAGCCTATGAACACATAAAATTTTTTAGCCAAGAAGATGGTAAAGGAAAGACATTTGAATATGATTTGGCTCTATACAATCCAAAATGTAAATTATTACTGACTGAAAGCATGTCTAATAAGTCTGAAATCGAAGAAATGATGGGGTTAGATGATACTTATACAATAGATGATTACTTAGATAAATTAAGTGGTAATAGGGAACTTAGTACAGAAAATCAAAGAATTAAGGAAGCGATTGAAGCACTAGGTGATACTTGGAGTGAAGAAGATAAGATAAAAGCCGTTATAGCTTCAAGATATTTAAACTCTATTGGTAAAGGTGAGAATGCACTAGAGCTAGCCTATGCGCTTGAGGAAAATCTAACTGATAACATCGAAAATTTCGTTGTACCTGAGTATATTAAGGAGGCTTTAGAATGGATATGCGACGAATAG
- a CDS encoding UvrD-helicase domain-containing protein, which yields MDMRRIEPIEITSANKLDNIEHHFRVSAGPGAGKTHWLISHIKEVLHNSERLEKSRKVACITYTNTAVEIICDRLGSSSNQVEVSTIHSFLYRHVIKPYLHFIADEYGFDMSRLDGHDEIKISKKKIREWITNHSSKHLLKSRYSVSSLTDRPENLNKIARWLNTLTCEFNDENSLVFRADRSESYIYEEKERIYLNTKAIDVLETNLNSFKELYWNNGYLHHDDVLFFSFQIIKNYPFVLDVLRAKFPYFFVDEFQDSNPIQVELLRQIGERDTIVGIIGDKAQSIFQFQGANPKQFDDFQLEGIRDYKIDNNRRSTKEIINLLNHIRPEFKQQGQNDFNGNKPILYIGNRLDVLHKIKNEQSGEDVITLSWRNITANALKKDIEGKNLDDKVFDELRDFDNVKRYRLVIACVKAVELCRENKIKEALNELKRYFGRSNQSKRDALDLLFFLNSRYSEYCDEPLIIFYNILRIDSGIDKLPKISSGKPKKFYENNYYKALSLCVNITEDASNNITIHKSKGAEFENVLLVLDNEKELNFITVPNLNGLEEHRLRYVAISRAIKNLFITVPELSKEKAELIDSLGLIDTVRI from the coding sequence ATGGATATGCGACGAATAGAGCCTATAGAAATTACATCAGCTAATAAGCTCGATAATATTGAACATCATTTTAGAGTATCAGCTGGACCAGGAGCTGGTAAAACACACTGGCTCATCAGCCATATTAAAGAAGTTCTACATAACTCTGAACGGTTAGAGAAAAGTAGAAAAGTAGCCTGTATTACTTATACTAATACAGCAGTAGAGATAATTTGCGATAGGCTAGGTTCATCGTCTAATCAAGTAGAGGTTTCAACAATTCATAGCTTTTTATATAGACATGTTATAAAGCCATATCTGCATTTCATTGCAGATGAATATGGTTTTGATATGTCTAGATTAGATGGGCATGATGAAATCAAGATATCTAAGAAAAAGATAAGGGAGTGGATAACAAATCACTCCAGTAAACATCTTTTAAAGTCACGTTATAGTGTTAGTTCTCTTACTGATAGACCTGAAAATCTTAATAAAATAGCTAGATGGCTCAATACTTTAACGTGTGAATTTAATGATGAGAATAGTTTGGTTTTCAGAGCTGATAGATCTGAAAGTTATATTTATGAAGAAAAAGAAAGGATTTATTTGAATACTAAAGCTATTGATGTGTTGGAGACAAACCTTAATTCTTTTAAAGAGTTATACTGGAATAACGGTTATTTACATCACGATGATGTATTGTTCTTTAGCTTTCAAATTATAAAAAACTATCCTTTTGTCCTAGATGTTTTAAGAGCTAAGTTTCCCTACTTTTTTGTAGATGAATTTCAAGATAGTAACCCTATTCAGGTTGAGTTGCTTCGTCAGATTGGAGAGCGAGATACTATCGTAGGCATTATTGGTGACAAGGCGCAGTCTATATTTCAGTTCCAAGGTGCCAACCCAAAACAGTTTGACGATTTTCAGCTAGAAGGTATACGAGATTATAAAATAGATAATAATAGACGTAGTACGAAAGAGATTATTAACTTACTAAATCATATAAGACCTGAATTTAAACAACAAGGTCAAAACGATTTTAATGGAAACAAGCCTATCCTTTACATTGGAAATAGATTAGATGTTTTACATAAAATAAAAAACGAACAATCGGGAGAGGATGTCATAACACTTTCTTGGAGAAATATAACAGCTAATGCTTTGAAGAAAGATATAGAAGGAAAAAATTTAGATGATAAGGTTTTTGATGAATTAAGAGATTTTGATAATGTTAAACGTTATAGGCTAGTCATAGCATGTGTAAAAGCAGTAGAACTATGTCGTGAAAATAAAATTAAAGAAGCTTTGAATGAGCTTAAAAGGTATTTTGGGAGAAGTAATCAAAGTAAACGAGATGCACTCGACTTACTTTTTTTCCTAAATAGTAGATATAGCGAATATTGTGATGAACCATTAATAATTTTTTATAATATACTGCGAATAGATTCTGGTATTGATAAATTACCAAAGATATCTAGTGGAAAACCTAAAAAATTTTATGAAAATAATTATTATAAAGCCCTTTCGCTTTGTGTAAATATTACTGAGGATGCAAGCAATAATATAACAATACATAAATCGAAAGGTGCTGAATTTGAGAATGTTTTACTTGTCCTCGATAACGAAAAAGAACTTAATTTTATAACTGTTCCTAATCTAAATGGACTAGAAGAACATAGGCTTAGGTATGTTGCTATTAGTAGGGCTATAAAAAATTTATTTATCACAGTGCCAGAGTTGAGTAAGGAAAAGGCTGAACTAATTGACTCTTTAGGGTTAATAGATACTGTTAGAATCTAG
- the guaA gene encoding glutamine-hydrolyzing GMP synthase, with product MTTATTPNTATPTIKEDRILILDFGSQYSQLIARRVRDSGVFCEMFPYDIDTHHIAEFGAKGIILSGGPESVHAENSPRINEAVFDLGVPVLGICYGMQAMAERFDGQVHASDVHEFGASTINIDGKSTLIDGIEDAAGKLNVWMSHGDKVIDAPQGFDIVASTPSCPIAIMADDTRHYYGLQFHPEVTHTAQGQALLGRFVHDISGCAGSWTSDNIIDMRIEQLQKKIGDKQVLLGLSGGVDSSVVAALLHKAIGDQLTCVFVDTGLLRLHEGDQVMQIFAENMGVKVIRVDAEELFLTALAGESDPEAKRKIIGKTFIDVFAESARQVSEQGDGKVVEFLAQGTIYPDVIESAKSHQGKAHVIKSHHNVGGLPDDLAFQLVEPLRDLFKDEVRKLGLTLGLPAKMINRHPFPGPGLGVRILGEVTKEFADILRAADAIFMEELEKSGWYEKTAQAFAVFQPIKSVGVVGDGRRYAWVIALRAVETVDFMTARFAHLPYDLIETVSNRIMNEIAEVSRVTYDVSSKPPATIEWE from the coding sequence ATGACAACCGCCACCACGCCCAATACTGCCACCCCAACTATTAAAGAAGACCGCATCTTAATTCTTGATTTTGGCTCGCAGTACAGTCAGCTTATCGCCCGCCGTGTACGTGATTCAGGCGTATTTTGCGAGATGTTCCCCTACGATATCGACACTCATCACATCGCCGAATTTGGTGCGAAAGGTATTATCTTATCGGGTGGTCCTGAGAGTGTGCATGCTGAGAACAGCCCGCGTATTAACGAGGCAGTATTTGACTTGGGCGTACCAGTATTAGGCATTTGCTACGGTATGCAAGCGATGGCAGAGCGCTTCGATGGACAAGTTCACGCCAGTGACGTGCATGAGTTTGGCGCATCGACTATCAATATCGATGGCAAATCCACACTTATAGATGGTATTGAAGACGCAGCGGGTAAGCTCAATGTTTGGATGAGTCATGGCGATAAAGTGATTGATGCGCCACAAGGCTTCGATATCGTCGCCAGTACGCCGAGCTGCCCGATTGCGATTATGGCTGATGATACGCGTCATTATTATGGTCTACAGTTCCATCCTGAAGTCACTCATACCGCGCAAGGTCAGGCGTTACTAGGACGTTTTGTCCATGATATTTCTGGCTGTGCGGGCAGCTGGACGTCTGATAATATTATCGATATGCGTATTGAACAATTGCAAAAGAAAATTGGTGATAAGCAAGTATTGCTAGGCTTATCAGGCGGTGTGGACAGTTCAGTCGTGGCGGCATTATTGCATAAAGCTATTGGTGATCAGCTGACTTGTGTGTTTGTTGATACTGGCCTGTTGCGCCTGCACGAAGGCGATCAAGTCATGCAGATATTCGCAGAAAATATGGGTGTTAAAGTCATTCGCGTTGATGCCGAAGAATTATTCTTAACCGCGCTGGCTGGCGAGTCTGATCCTGAAGCCAAACGTAAAATCATCGGTAAGACTTTTATTGATGTTTTCGCTGAGAGCGCCCGTCAAGTGAGCGAGCAAGGCGATGGTAAAGTCGTTGAATTCTTAGCGCAAGGGACGATTTATCCTGACGTGATTGAATCGGCCAAGTCGCATCAAGGTAAAGCGCACGTGATTAAGAGCCATCATAATGTTGGCGGTTTGCCAGATGATTTGGCATTTCAATTGGTTGAGCCGTTACGTGATTTGTTTAAAGATGAAGTCCGTAAATTGGGTCTTACCCTTGGGTTACCCGCAAAGATGATTAACCGTCATCCGTTCCCAGGACCCGGTTTGGGCGTGCGTATCTTAGGCGAAGTTACCAAAGAGTTTGCTGATATCTTACGTGCAGCTGATGCTATCTTTATGGAAGAGTTAGAAAAATCTGGCTGGTATGAGAAGACCGCGCAAGCGTTTGCGGTATTCCAACCGATCAAATCTGTCGGCGTGGTTGGCGATGGTCGCCGTTATGCGTGGGTGATTGCGCTACGTGCTGTTGAGACTGTGGACTTTATGACTGCGCGCTTTGCGCATCTACCGTATGATTTGATTGAGACCGTGTCTAATCGCATTATGAACGAGATTGCCGAGGTGTCACGGGTCACTTATGATGTGTCGAGCAAGCCGCCTGCTACTATTGAGTGGGAATAA
- a CDS encoding YhdH/YhfP family quinone oxidoreductase produces the protein MSNNTTFKALVVEENTDGTFNKSIRERKVDDLPQNELLIEVHYSSLNYKDAMSATGNKMITKHYPHTPGIDAAGIVISDKSGTFTVGQEVLVFGYDLGMDTPGGLGQMISIPADWALACPTSLTLKEAMIYGTGGLTAALCIQKLEKMGAKPSDGPVAVTGATGGVGSISIAILKQLGYEVIAFSGKPEQSEHLKTLGASEVRHRDTINEVGKRPVGRELWANAIDTLGGDYLANLLKQTKAGGAVSACGLASSVEFAMTVLPFITRGISLLGIDSVFIPLADKQEIWTRVATDMKLPDLEEYCEEITLEQTPEYLERFISSKVVGRYVVNLRG, from the coding sequence ATGTCTAACAACACAACTTTCAAAGCCTTAGTAGTTGAAGAAAATACTGACGGCACCTTTAACAAAAGTATTCGCGAACGCAAGGTAGACGACCTTCCCCAAAATGAGCTTTTAATTGAGGTTCATTATTCATCGTTGAACTATAAAGACGCGATGTCGGCCACTGGTAATAAAATGATTACTAAGCATTACCCGCACACCCCAGGGATTGATGCAGCCGGCATAGTGATTAGCGACAAGTCAGGTACTTTTACTGTTGGACAAGAGGTGCTGGTATTCGGCTATGATTTAGGCATGGATACGCCGGGTGGTCTGGGTCAAATGATATCTATCCCAGCAGATTGGGCATTGGCGTGCCCAACTTCTTTGACCTTAAAAGAAGCAATGATCTACGGCACTGGCGGTTTGACCGCGGCTTTATGTATTCAAAAATTAGAAAAAATGGGTGCTAAACCAAGCGACGGGCCAGTAGCGGTAACAGGGGCAACCGGCGGCGTAGGCAGCATCAGTATCGCGATTTTGAAGCAGTTGGGCTATGAAGTTATTGCCTTCTCAGGTAAACCTGAACAAAGCGAACATCTAAAAACCTTGGGAGCCAGCGAGGTACGTCATCGCGACACTATTAATGAGGTAGGCAAAAGACCTGTTGGCCGCGAATTATGGGCAAATGCCATTGATACTTTAGGCGGTGACTATCTAGCAAACTTACTCAAACAAACCAAAGCCGGTGGTGCGGTATCTGCTTGTGGCTTGGCATCATCAGTTGAATTTGCAATGACTGTGCTGCCCTTTATTACTAGAGGTATCTCTTTATTAGGCATCGATTCAGTATTTATTCCACTAGCTGACAAGCAAGAGATTTGGACACGTGTCGCCACTGATATGAAACTTCCTGATCTTGAAGAGTATTGCGAAGAAATTACTTTAGAGCAAACACCTGAATACTTAGAGCGCTTTATATCAAGTAAAGTGGTGGGACGTTATGTGGTTAATTTGCGGGGTTAA
- a CDS encoding zinc-binding dehydrogenase yields the protein MRSATYDHFGKPTEVLSLGDRPTPEPKANEVRVKTILASIHNHDLLTIRGQYGFKPELPAIGGSEAVGIIDAVGDEVKDLKVGQRVAAASVQATWAEFFTASADMVFPMPDSLDDQMAAQLIAMPLSALMLIEFLEMQSGQWVIHNAANGAVGKSLAMLAAARGVKTINVVRSADALDELEALDIKNNINTSDDDWKDQVKSIIGDDKISAAVDSVGGEASGDLLSLLGHGGTFAVFGAMSGKPMMLNPTDMIFKQAVLKGFWGSKLSQEMSVENKQRLIDELIARATSGKLKLPTEATYELTDITKAVSGDVQSGKKGKVLLKP from the coding sequence ATGCGTAGCGCGACCTATGACCATTTTGGTAAACCTACTGAAGTCCTCAGTCTCGGTGACCGCCCTACCCCAGAACCCAAAGCCAATGAAGTCCGGGTCAAAACCATTTTAGCCTCTATCCATAACCACGACTTGTTAACCATTCGCGGACAATACGGCTTTAAGCCTGAACTGCCCGCTATCGGTGGCAGCGAAGCCGTGGGTATCATCGATGCGGTGGGCGATGAAGTCAAAGACTTAAAGGTCGGTCAACGCGTTGCAGCAGCCAGTGTCCAAGCGACTTGGGCAGAGTTCTTCACTGCCTCAGCTGATATGGTATTTCCCATGCCAGACAGCTTAGACGATCAAATGGCAGCTCAATTAATCGCTATGCCGCTCAGCGCGTTGATGTTGATTGAGTTCCTAGAGATGCAAAGCGGTCAATGGGTCATCCATAATGCGGCGAATGGTGCGGTTGGTAAGTCACTCGCTATGCTAGCAGCTGCGCGCGGTGTAAAAACTATCAATGTGGTACGTAGTGCAGATGCGCTAGACGAATTAGAAGCATTAGATATTAAAAACAATATCAATACTTCAGACGATGACTGGAAGGATCAAGTAAAGTCGATTATTGGTGATGACAAAATCAGCGCTGCCGTTGACTCTGTTGGCGGAGAAGCCAGTGGCGATTTATTATCGTTACTCGGTCATGGTGGCACCTTTGCCGTTTTTGGTGCGATGTCAGGCAAGCCGATGATGCTCAACCCTACTGATATGATCTTTAAACAAGCCGTTCTAAAAGGATTCTGGGGCAGTAAGCTCAGTCAAGAAATGAGTGTCGAAAACAAACAACGTTTGATTGACGAGCTTATTGCACGTGCGACTAGCGGTAAGTTAAAACTGCCTACTGAGGCGACTTATGAATTGACTGATATTACAAAAGCAGTCTCCGGAGACGTACAGTCAGGTAAAAAAGGTAAAGTATTGTTGAAGCCTTAA
- a CDS encoding GDYXXLXY domain-containing protein, which yields MTESNNPVSKVSVSNVSSDKNDSLSKAPKPPVSWWQKRAVTIAIAVLGSLCILIVMSINVVKYETHLATGNTVLLELAPVDPRGFMQGDYMALSYALERDVLDALPQKSNASDSEFDDSEPNPDIYEPSEGYVIVKVDKHNVGQFVRLANNNKRDTLANNEMPIHYRIRNGNVLLATNAFFFQEGHAEAFENAEYGLFRVNDKGDPLLTDMVNGEFEMIEGKSNQVNETQIDDTQGNKTSN from the coding sequence ATGACTGAGTCTAATAACCCGGTATCGAAGGTGTCAGTCTCGAATGTGTCATCTGATAAAAACGATAGCTTAAGCAAAGCACCGAAACCGCCAGTATCATGGTGGCAAAAGCGAGCCGTTACTATCGCCATTGCTGTGCTTGGTTCGCTATGTATTTTGATTGTTATGAGCATTAATGTCGTGAAATACGAAACCCACCTAGCCACTGGCAATACGGTGTTATTAGAACTTGCCCCTGTCGATCCGCGCGGCTTCATGCAAGGGGATTATATGGCGCTCAGCTATGCATTAGAGCGTGACGTATTAGATGCTTTACCGCAAAAATCCAATGCTTCGGATTCCGAATTTGATGATTCTGAGCCAAATCCCGATATTTATGAACCCAGCGAAGGCTATGTGATTGTAAAAGTTGATAAGCATAATGTTGGACAGTTTGTGCGCTTAGCCAACAATAACAAACGCGACACTTTAGCTAACAATGAAATGCCCATTCACTACCGTATCCGTAATGGCAACGTGCTGCTTGCTACTAACGCTTTCTTCTTTCAAGAAGGACATGCTGAGGCCTTTGAGAATGCAGAATATGGTTTATTTCGCGTCAATGATAAAGGCGATCCGCTCCTGACCGATATGGTGAATGGAGAGTTTGAGATGATTGAGGGTAAGAGTAATCAAGTTAATGAGACTCAAATTGATGACACCCAAGGTAATAAAACGTCGAATTAA
- a CDS encoding DUF4401 domain-containing protein — MNNSDRNHTLEQLQQRGLLDANKMAAAVNSDGTDHNNTNDTPWFIHLFFGFSGVLASLFFIGFLTLILFETDIFDSAIGMFIIGILLSVAGSALFKNKHTRRSNFWNSLAFAISAAGQLYVVFALFSSDIEQPLSIWLFVLIQIFMTLIMPNFVYRLLSSMAALGGMVYLLSFYQVPELSLGLLALVTIVANLQRYELLQSVPVKWKAGKCRSGAFDISKAVSYASAIMLLIFSVYIIAADYSNNFTNSDEIFSYNYLVAQGLLILASLYAAYLILKRYRIELLSQSSIVIVGAIAVLGIISIYVSGLLATSLIIVIAMANSQRVLLGLGVLSLISYIFWYYYQLDTSLLVKSGSMLIIGIVMLLMRWLLVSRYFAHDLSSSATLINNRASQTDSEERLS, encoded by the coding sequence ATGAATAACAGTGACCGGAATCACACGCTTGAGCAATTACAACAGCGGGGCTTGCTTGATGCTAATAAGATGGCAGCTGCGGTTAATAGCGATGGTACTGATCACAATAATACTAATGACACACCTTGGTTTATACACTTATTTTTTGGTTTTAGTGGCGTCTTGGCGAGCTTATTCTTCATTGGATTTTTAACGTTAATATTGTTTGAAACTGATATCTTTGACAGCGCTATTGGGATGTTTATCATTGGCATCTTACTAAGTGTCGCAGGTTCAGCATTATTTAAAAATAAGCACACGCGCCGCAGTAATTTTTGGAACAGCTTGGCCTTTGCTATTAGCGCCGCAGGACAGCTGTATGTCGTGTTTGCGCTGTTTAGTAGCGATATAGAGCAACCGCTAAGCATCTGGCTATTTGTGCTGATTCAAATATTTATGACCCTAATTATGCCAAATTTCGTTTATCGTTTATTAAGTAGCATGGCAGCATTAGGCGGTATGGTTTATTTACTGAGTTTTTATCAAGTGCCCGAGCTTAGTTTGGGGCTGCTGGCATTGGTCACTATTGTGGCGAATCTACAACGCTATGAGCTATTGCAATCAGTCCCTGTTAAATGGAAAGCAGGTAAATGCCGTTCAGGTGCTTTTGATATCAGTAAGGCAGTGAGTTACGCCAGTGCAATCATGCTGCTTATTTTTTCTGTCTATATTATCGCTGCTGACTACAGCAACAACTTCACTAATAGTGATGAGATCTTTAGCTATAATTACCTAGTGGCGCAAGGGCTGCTCATACTTGCCAGTCTATACGCTGCTTATCTGATTCTTAAGCGCTACCGTATCGAACTACTTTCACAATCCAGCATCGTTATCGTCGGCGCTATCGCCGTGCTTGGAATAATATCGATTTATGTGTCCGGCTTATTAGCAACTAGCCTTATCATCGTTATCGCGATGGCCAATAGCCAGCGAGTGCTATTAGGGCTTGGTGTGCTTTCATTAATCAGCTATATTTTTTGGTATTACTATCAACTCGATACTTCATTACTGGTGAAATCTGGTTCCATGCTAATTATTGGCATCGTTATGTTGCTGATGCGTTGGCTGCTGGTCAGTCGCTACTTTGCTCACGATTTATCCTCTTCCGCAACACTCATCAATAATAGAGCCAGCCAAACCGATAGCGAGGAGCGTTTATCATGA
- a CDS encoding DUF2157 domain-containing protein, with protein MSQQRRTIEHLLQQGTLPLDRVNAAATHLEVFPTKRSWLTFFDKALLIIGVVALALSLVFFIAYNWLNMGKMGKFALVEGALVITIALYVALSFRRRFKLIRQLLLLVASIITGSLLALFGQVYQTGADTWQLFFGWAVLVIPWVAIARFPALWLLWLGLIHACLILYIDVSVFFITDYSYQDISRVAMLTAINFMALNLWLLFFERKRTFNINASKADTQSKPGLHWSTYVVGLLSTYFITRLAIIYVINDADIATSLIALLVWVGWCGFMVWRFYQRRINLLMLTYLCVSVITVIMFWAGKWLLYDWEAGGFLLLALLLIAMSSAAVVWLRKVARLDHTRTAVHLPIQSGADYE; from the coding sequence ATGAGTCAACAACGGCGTACTATTGAGCATTTGCTCCAGCAAGGTACTCTCCCCTTAGATCGTGTAAACGCGGCAGCGACTCATCTAGAAGTATTTCCCACTAAGCGCTCATGGCTGACGTTCTTTGATAAAGCCTTACTTATTATTGGCGTGGTGGCACTGGCATTATCGCTAGTGTTCTTTATTGCCTATAATTGGCTAAACATGGGCAAGATGGGTAAGTTTGCTTTAGTCGAAGGGGCGTTAGTTATTACCATAGCACTCTATGTTGCGCTCTCTTTTCGAAGACGATTTAAGCTCATTCGGCAGTTATTACTGCTCGTTGCTAGTATCATTACTGGCAGTTTACTTGCACTATTTGGGCAAGTTTATCAAACAGGTGCCGATACTTGGCAGCTGTTCTTTGGCTGGGCAGTCTTAGTTATTCCTTGGGTAGCTATTGCACGATTTCCAGCGCTCTGGCTACTCTGGCTAGGGTTAATCCATGCCTGCCTGATACTTTATATCGATGTCTCCGTCTTTTTTATCACTGATTACAGTTATCAAGATATTTCCCGCGTGGCAATGCTTACAGCAATAAATTTTATGGCGCTTAACTTATGGTTGTTATTTTTTGAGCGTAAACGCACGTTTAATATAAACGCTTCTAAAGCAGACACTCAAAGCAAACCTGGCTTGCACTGGAGCACCTATGTTGTCGGTCTACTAAGCACCTATTTTATAACCCGCCTAGCTATTATTTATGTCATCAATGACGCTGATATCGCCACCTCTTTAATCGCTTTATTGGTCTGGGTAGGCTGGTGCGGCTTTATGGTTTGGCGCTTTTATCAACGTAGGATTAATTTATTGATGCTCACTTACCTATGCGTCTCGGTGATTACAGTCATTATGTTTTGGGCAGGCAAATGGTTATTATATGATTGGGAGGCAGGTGGGTTTTTACTGTTAGCATTATTATTGATTGCAATGAGTTCGGCGGCGGTGGTCTGGTTGCGAAAAGTAGCACGTTTAGACCACACAAGAACTGCAGTCCATTTGCCAATACAATCAGGGGCTGACTATGAATAA
- a CDS encoding DUF2798 domain-containing protein, translated as MMVANKCRHYYVGLSKPMAKTPIIRIRTRRKYYRLIFTGLMALMMSSIISTALLLINVGFVEGFFITLFDSWKYAFIVAWPSAYICAYLIQEHLLSKIEFY; from the coding sequence ATGATGGTTGCCAATAAATGTCGTCATTATTATGTAGGACTCAGCAAACCCATGGCAAAAACACCTATTATTAGAATACGCACCCGTAGAAAGTACTACCGACTTATTTTTACTGGCCTAATGGCGCTAATGATGTCATCTATTATCTCGACGGCATTGTTGCTAATTAATGTAGGGTTTGTTGAGGGGTTCTTTATAACGTTGTTTGATTCATGGAAGTATGCCTTTATAGTAGCCTGGCCGAGCGCTTATATCTGCGCGTATTTAATACAAGAGCATCTGCTAAGTAAGATTGAGTTTTACTGA